In a single window of the Methylococcus sp. Mc7 genome:
- the ruvB gene encoding Holliday junction branch migration DNA helicase RuvB, whose protein sequence is MTQRLVSAAGQWDEEAIDRAIRPKRLEDYVGQRAMREQMSIFIQAALGRGEALDHVLIFGPPGLGKTTLANIIANELGVNVRHTSGPVLEKAGDLAALLTNLEPRDVLFIDEIHRLGAVVEEVLYPAMEDYQIDIMIGEGPAARSIKLDLPPFTLVGATTRAGLLTSPLRDRFGIVHRLEFYSVEELGRIVARSARILGSEITPEGAVEVARRSRGTPRIANRLLRRVRDFAQVMADGRITGEVAGKALEMLDVDPNGFDQSDRRLLLTMMEKFDGGPVGLDNLAAAIGEERGTIEDVLEPYLIQQGFIMRTPRGRIATRNAYLHFGLKPPQRASLNEELFGDE, encoded by the coding sequence ATGACGCAGCGGCTGGTGAGCGCGGCGGGACAGTGGGACGAGGAGGCCATCGACCGCGCCATCCGGCCCAAGCGGCTGGAGGATTACGTCGGCCAGCGCGCCATGCGCGAGCAGATGTCCATCTTCATCCAGGCGGCGCTGGGGCGCGGCGAGGCGTTGGATCATGTCCTGATCTTCGGTCCGCCGGGGCTGGGCAAGACCACCCTGGCCAACATCATCGCCAACGAGCTGGGCGTCAACGTGCGTCACACGTCCGGGCCGGTGTTGGAGAAGGCCGGCGACCTGGCGGCGCTGTTGACCAATCTCGAACCGCGCGACGTGCTGTTCATCGACGAAATCCATCGTCTCGGCGCGGTGGTGGAAGAGGTGCTGTATCCCGCGATGGAGGACTACCAGATCGACATCATGATCGGCGAAGGCCCCGCCGCCCGTTCGATCAAGCTCGATCTGCCGCCGTTCACCCTGGTCGGCGCCACCACCCGCGCCGGGCTCCTGACCTCGCCCCTGCGCGACCGTTTCGGCATCGTGCACCGGCTGGAGTTCTACAGCGTCGAGGAGTTGGGCAGGATCGTCGCCCGCTCGGCCCGCATCCTGGGCAGCGAGATCACGCCGGAAGGCGCGGTGGAGGTGGCGCGCCGTTCCCGCGGCACCCCGCGTATCGCCAACCGCCTGCTGCGGCGGGTCCGCGACTTCGCCCAGGTCATGGCGGACGGGCGGATCACCGGTGAGGTGGCGGGGAAGGCGCTGGAAATGCTCGACGTGGACCCGAACGGCTTCGACCAGTCGGACCGCCGTCTGCTGCTGACGATGATGGAAAAATTCGATGGGGGGCCCGTCGGCCTGGACAACCTGGCCGCGGCCATCGGTGAGGAGCGCGGCACCATCGAGGATGTGCTGGAGCCCTACCTGATCCAGCAGGGCTTCATCATGCGCACCCCCCGCGGCCGCATCGCCACGCGCAACGCCTACCTCCATTTCGGACTGAAGCCGCCGCAGCGGGCGAGCCTCAACGAAGAGCTGTTCGGCGATGAGTGA
- a CDS encoding type I polyketide synthase — MENIIAVTPPNRVDPTIAIAACRAEGIGILDLGYRDPPSRLAPLVKRLAASVDRDSRWGLRWDTLGSPERDPQHLASILSRPVPVLVLAGQRPAELKRYRDASRRIARKVLLEVHDLESAQQAAAAGYDGLIVKGHEAGGSVSSHSTFILLQELHSKLGIPYWAQGGIGPRSAGAAIVAGARGVVLCEQLWLSDESPFADSEMHRVWGMLDGSETVVLAPERAPFRIFSRSGRNGIRELEQRILQDQPWAEPLRQYLKDRNDPLVPLGQDIAFAAPLARRYGTVGRIMTAIREGMETLPALAGTQRALAPEAPLASCHGTRYPIVQGPMTRVSDTPEFAKAVAEGGALPFLALSVMRKPQARELLAATRSLLGSQGWGVGLLGFMPLELRQEQMEVIEEIRPPFAIIAGGRPSQARELEALSITTYLHVPSPGLLHGFLKDGARKFIFEGNECGGHTGPRSSFVLWESAIEVLLAAGIADPESVHILFAGGIHDDLSAAMLSVLAAPAVARGMKIGVLMGTAYLFTQEIVGTGAIVKEFQAQAVSCKDTNLLQSGVGVYTRCAKTDFCGEFNRKRRELVLAGKSDDEILRSLEMLNIGRLRIASKGITRNDPDKENDAGPYVKVNVEAQRREGMYMLGEVARLHHETLTVAELHRSVSEESQQVLLRHGERTPKRRPGREVRKSDIAIIGMACLLPKAPDLRTYWQNIINRVDAVREVTDDRWRPADFYDPKRGVKDKIYSKWGGFLDDLRFDPTEWGIPPAAVKSIEPMQLLALVVARKALEDAGLDRRPFARERTATIFGAGGLHDLGIAYAFRALLPHYLSNVPGLSESGRQQIISSLHGQALPQWTEDSFPGFLGNVVAGRVANRLDLGGTNFTVDAACASSLAALDTGIRQLRGGDAEVALVGAIDGTNNVASFMAFAQTHALSPRGRCRPFDDGADGIAIGEGVVALVLKRLADAERDGDRIRAVIKGIGSSSDGRNRSLTAPHPEGQARAVRRAYEDARVEPSTVSLIEAHGTGTALGDKSEIETLNSVFGGSGTEPQACGVGSVKSMIGHTKVAAGLAAIAKATLALEHRVLPPTLGVEKPNSGVDFGRSPFYINTEVRPWFNSRKDAPRRCGVSAFGFGGTNFHAVLEEYTGTYREGDTVDLTPRGAEPFAFWGPDRGHIVETLQSLAQGIEHPEQLDLGQLAYAVHAEQQRIAPPQRVCRLALVATSVTDLKAKLELALHELADSNKADFKHPQGIHFRQSIAPSQVCFLFPGQGSQKINMLRDLTATVPSLHDIFEQADRLLEDRLPRPLSGFIYPVPVFSEENRKRQQAALSATQVAQPALGVVELAAARLLDSFGIKPDYLAGHSYGEYVALCAAGALAAEDLIRLSEIRGRIAAAAGRDSGGAMAAVAAGGPAVEALIAKHRLPVYVANFNTPDQTIIAGPGAAVDEAVAVLGGESLRVTKLQVSGAFHCPVMAKAREALAEELSRIKFTAPALPVYSNTTADGYPGKPAEIQALLARHLVEPVRFVDEVNGLYGAGARIFIEVGPGTVLSGLVDRILAEVPHTTLAIDMPGRPGWLNLAHVLAHTFALGLPVDLQTWFKGRGFRQSAPADLFAEAERKSRGGPLVWRINGGRAEPWESKPGAIPAAGRLPEPEATRTDSPAIESTATTQRSNPMNNPELPHVGGPAGETGAAPIPADPRLAFVQQSLTQFIELQKEQQRTFTHLLNFLHASVTGAEAALPGGSTESSPLPPRGAVLAAVPPAPVLPSRIAASSGLAARTAQPAQTAPEMPAPPTAGPAPVPTAPAAAVIAQSGGLAPTDEFKADLLHAISERTGYPEDMLDLDAQMEADLGIDSIKRIEVFGALKDQYNLLEGRDEETVIEELSGQKTLNEIIAWYDRLRESGPQEAEGGAVSPKKSPAPLPSSPVEAAESGPMVYQPADPVECYTLRPVPAAWNGTVAGPCDLPVLLLGPASEISETFRATLAQGGYTTWLIVPGKDTARLDSGTFEVDFSAADAAGRLKTLLESAGSPPGGLINLLGATAAGETLGNAADPARILFLTLKALGSRLAEGAGAGGGWLVNLTALNGQFGLGDAGASSVAGAGTLGVAKSAAREWPQLRLKCIDLQPAQTGTQWAEHVLMEMQSADPTPEIGFTDSGRWRLELVPVQGRAASEETGLEPGAVVLVTGGGQGITSSVAKSLAEQAGVKLVLVGRSPLPEDEPEATRHIAGAAELRQFLIAESKAKGDRVSPAEIERTLKQMLRDRALRENLEAMKAKGAEIYYQTLDIRDTDAFAELIDELYVQFGRIDGVIHGAGIIDDKLIRDKSEESFDSVYSTKVVPALTLAEKLKPESLKFMVFFSSVAGRFGNIGQCDYAAANEVLNKLADRLGKEWPNVHTVSINWGPWDSGMVNAELRRLYASRNIGLIPLDAGVRYCLEALRKRPGVGPELVVTASLERIASLRRTEAGSVPQRGNVETPRARPQTEIV; from the coding sequence ATGGAAAACATCATAGCCGTTACCCCGCCCAACCGAGTCGACCCCACCATCGCCATCGCGGCCTGCCGGGCTGAAGGGATCGGAATCCTGGATTTGGGTTACCGCGATCCACCCAGCCGGCTGGCGCCTCTGGTAAAGCGCCTCGCAGCCAGCGTGGACCGCGACAGCCGCTGGGGTCTGCGCTGGGACACTCTCGGCTCTCCGGAGCGGGATCCGCAGCATTTGGCCAGTATTCTGTCCCGCCCGGTCCCTGTTCTCGTTCTCGCCGGACAACGCCCTGCCGAGTTGAAGCGGTACCGGGATGCGAGCCGGAGGATCGCCCGGAAGGTCCTGCTCGAAGTCCACGATCTGGAATCGGCTCAGCAGGCCGCGGCCGCCGGCTACGACGGACTGATCGTCAAGGGCCACGAGGCCGGCGGCTCGGTCAGTTCGCACTCCACCTTCATCCTGCTGCAGGAACTGCACTCCAAGCTCGGCATTCCGTACTGGGCGCAGGGCGGGATCGGCCCGCGCAGCGCCGGAGCCGCCATCGTGGCTGGAGCGCGGGGCGTGGTCCTGTGCGAACAACTCTGGCTGAGCGATGAAAGCCCCTTCGCCGATTCCGAGATGCATCGGGTGTGGGGGATGCTCGACGGAAGCGAAACGGTCGTGCTGGCACCGGAACGGGCCCCCTTTCGGATCTTCTCGCGCAGCGGCCGGAATGGCATTCGCGAACTGGAACAACGGATTCTGCAGGACCAACCCTGGGCCGAACCCCTGCGCCAGTATCTGAAGGATCGGAACGACCCTCTCGTCCCTCTGGGACAGGACATCGCCTTCGCCGCGCCGCTCGCCAGACGCTACGGCACCGTCGGCCGCATCATGACGGCAATCCGCGAGGGCATGGAAACCCTTCCGGCGCTTGCCGGAACGCAGCGGGCCCTTGCCCCGGAGGCGCCACTGGCGTCCTGCCACGGCACACGATACCCGATCGTCCAGGGCCCGATGACGCGGGTCAGCGACACGCCGGAGTTCGCGAAGGCGGTCGCCGAAGGAGGGGCGCTCCCGTTTCTCGCGCTCTCCGTGATGCGCAAGCCGCAGGCTCGGGAATTGCTGGCGGCGACCCGGTCCTTGCTGGGCAGCCAGGGTTGGGGAGTCGGCTTGTTGGGTTTCATGCCGCTCGAACTGCGGCAGGAGCAGATGGAAGTCATCGAAGAAATCAGGCCGCCGTTCGCGATCATCGCCGGCGGCCGCCCCAGCCAGGCACGGGAACTGGAGGCCCTCTCGATCACCACCTATCTGCATGTGCCTTCGCCGGGACTCTTGCACGGATTCCTCAAGGACGGAGCCCGGAAGTTCATCTTCGAAGGGAACGAGTGCGGAGGGCATACCGGTCCCCGCAGCAGCTTCGTCCTGTGGGAATCCGCGATCGAAGTCCTGCTGGCGGCCGGGATAGCCGATCCCGAATCGGTGCACATCCTGTTCGCCGGGGGCATTCACGACGATCTTTCCGCGGCCATGCTGTCCGTGCTCGCCGCGCCGGCCGTCGCCCGCGGCATGAAAATCGGCGTATTGATGGGCACGGCATATCTCTTCACGCAGGAAATCGTCGGTACCGGCGCGATCGTGAAGGAGTTCCAGGCGCAGGCCGTCTCCTGCAAGGACACCAACCTGCTCCAGTCGGGCGTTGGCGTTTACACCCGCTGCGCCAAGACCGACTTCTGCGGCGAATTCAATCGCAAGCGCCGCGAACTGGTCCTGGCCGGAAAGAGCGACGACGAGATCCTGAGATCCCTGGAAATGCTCAACATCGGCCGCCTGAGAATCGCTTCGAAGGGCATCACGCGGAACGACCCGGACAAGGAAAACGATGCCGGGCCCTACGTGAAAGTCAACGTGGAAGCCCAGCGGCGGGAAGGCATGTACATGCTCGGCGAGGTGGCAAGGCTCCACCACGAGACACTGACCGTGGCCGAGCTTCACCGGTCGGTATCGGAGGAAAGCCAGCAAGTCCTCCTCCGCCACGGCGAGCGCACTCCGAAGCGGCGACCGGGCCGGGAGGTGCGGAAATCCGACATCGCCATCATTGGCATGGCATGCCTCTTGCCCAAGGCGCCTGACTTGCGCACCTATTGGCAGAACATCATCAACCGGGTGGACGCCGTCCGGGAAGTGACCGACGACCGCTGGCGGCCCGCGGATTTTTATGACCCCAAGCGCGGCGTCAAGGACAAGATTTATTCCAAGTGGGGCGGATTCCTCGACGACCTCAGGTTCGATCCGACCGAGTGGGGAATCCCGCCCGCCGCCGTCAAATCCATCGAACCGATGCAGCTTCTTGCATTGGTCGTGGCAAGGAAGGCGTTGGAGGACGCCGGGCTGGACCGCAGACCCTTCGCAAGAGAGCGGACGGCAACGATTTTCGGCGCCGGTGGATTGCACGACCTGGGCATCGCCTACGCCTTCCGAGCCTTGCTCCCTCATTACTTGTCCAATGTCCCCGGACTATCTGAATCGGGCCGGCAGCAGATCATCTCGTCGCTTCACGGCCAAGCGCTCCCGCAATGGACCGAGGACTCCTTCCCCGGCTTTCTCGGCAATGTGGTGGCTGGCCGGGTCGCCAACCGGCTCGATCTGGGCGGAACGAATTTCACGGTCGACGCGGCCTGCGCCTCGTCCCTCGCCGCGCTGGACACCGGCATCCGGCAACTCCGGGGCGGTGACGCCGAGGTGGCGCTGGTCGGAGCCATCGACGGCACCAACAACGTCGCGTCCTTCATGGCGTTCGCCCAAACCCATGCGTTGTCGCCGCGAGGCCGTTGCCGGCCGTTCGACGACGGCGCGGACGGCATCGCGATCGGAGAAGGGGTCGTCGCCCTGGTGCTCAAGCGCCTGGCCGACGCCGAACGCGATGGGGACCGCATACGGGCCGTAATCAAGGGCATCGGAAGCTCCAGCGACGGCCGCAACCGCAGCCTCACCGCCCCCCATCCGGAAGGCCAGGCCCGGGCCGTGCGCCGCGCCTACGAGGACGCACGGGTCGAGCCCTCGACGGTGAGCCTGATCGAAGCGCACGGCACCGGCACGGCGCTGGGAGACAAATCCGAGATCGAAACGCTGAACAGCGTTTTCGGCGGTTCCGGAACCGAACCGCAGGCCTGCGGGGTCGGCTCGGTGAAGTCGATGATCGGCCACACCAAGGTAGCGGCCGGCTTGGCGGCGATCGCCAAGGCGACACTCGCCCTCGAGCACCGGGTGCTGCCGCCCACCCTGGGGGTCGAAAAGCCGAATTCCGGCGTGGATTTCGGCCGCAGCCCGTTCTACATCAACACCGAGGTCCGTCCCTGGTTCAACTCCAGGAAAGACGCCCCACGCCGCTGCGGCGTGAGCGCCTTCGGGTTCGGCGGCACCAATTTTCATGCGGTGCTCGAGGAATACACCGGCACCTACCGGGAAGGCGACACGGTCGATTTGACCCCCCGCGGCGCCGAACCTTTCGCATTTTGGGGCCCCGACCGCGGACACATCGTCGAGACTCTGCAAAGCCTGGCCCAGGGCATCGAACATCCGGAGCAGCTGGATCTGGGCCAGCTCGCGTATGCGGTCCATGCGGAGCAGCAGCGCATCGCCCCGCCCCAGCGCGTTTGCCGGCTGGCGCTGGTGGCGACCTCCGTAACCGATCTAAAAGCCAAACTCGAACTGGCCCTGCACGAACTGGCGGATTCGAACAAGGCCGATTTCAAACATCCGCAGGGGATCCATTTCCGCCAGTCCATCGCCCCCAGCCAGGTCTGTTTCCTCTTCCCGGGCCAGGGTTCGCAAAAGATCAACATGCTTCGCGACCTGACGGCGACCGTTCCGTCGTTGCATGACATTTTCGAGCAGGCGGACCGCTTGCTCGAGGATCGCCTGCCGCGGCCGCTTTCCGGCTTCATCTATCCGGTTCCGGTGTTCAGCGAGGAAAACCGGAAACGCCAGCAGGCGGCTCTGAGCGCCACTCAGGTCGCACAACCGGCACTGGGCGTGGTGGAACTGGCCGCAGCGCGGCTTCTGGATTCGTTCGGCATCAAACCCGACTACCTTGCCGGCCACAGCTATGGCGAATACGTGGCCCTGTGCGCAGCCGGTGCGCTCGCGGCCGAGGATCTGATCCGGCTGTCGGAAATCCGGGGCCGTATCGCCGCCGCCGCGGGCCGCGACTCCGGCGGCGCCATGGCGGCGGTGGCCGCCGGGGGACCGGCGGTAGAAGCGCTCATCGCCAAGCACCGCCTGCCCGTCTATGTCGCGAATTTCAACACTCCCGATCAAACCATCATCGCCGGCCCCGGTGCCGCGGTCGACGAGGCGGTCGCCGTACTGGGCGGCGAGTCGCTGCGGGTGACCAAGCTGCAGGTCAGCGGCGCTTTCCATTGCCCCGTCATGGCCAAGGCGCGCGAGGCATTGGCGGAGGAACTTTCCAGGATAAAGTTCACGGCGCCGGCCCTCCCCGTCTATAGCAACACCACCGCCGACGGCTATCCCGGCAAGCCGGCCGAAATCCAGGCGCTTCTGGCACGGCATCTGGTGGAACCGGTACGTTTCGTGGACGAAGTGAACGGCCTCTATGGGGCCGGAGCGCGCATCTTCATCGAAGTCGGGCCAGGCACGGTACTGAGCGGGCTCGTGGACCGGATTCTGGCGGAGGTTCCGCACACCACTCTGGCGATCGACATGCCGGGACGTCCCGGCTGGCTGAACCTGGCCCATGTATTGGCCCACACGTTCGCGCTGGGACTACCGGTCGACCTCCAGACCTGGTTCAAAGGGCGCGGCTTCCGGCAAAGCGCTCCGGCCGACTTGTTTGCAGAGGCCGAACGGAAATCCCGGGGCGGGCCGCTGGTCTGGCGAATCAACGGCGGCAGGGCGGAACCTTGGGAATCCAAACCCGGAGCGATACCCGCCGCCGGCCGATTGCCCGAACCTGAAGCCACCCGCACCGACTCGCCCGCGATCGAAAGCACCGCAACTACACAAAGGAGCAACCCAATGAACAACCCGGAACTACCCCACGTCGGGGGGCCGGCCGGAGAGACGGGCGCCGCGCCGATACCGGCCGATCCTCGTCTCGCGTTCGTTCAGCAAAGCCTCACCCAATTCATCGAGCTGCAAAAGGAACAACAGCGGACGTTCACCCACCTGCTCAATTTCCTTCACGCCAGCGTCACCGGCGCCGAGGCTGCGCTGCCGGGAGGGAGCACGGAATCCAGCCCCCTGCCGCCGCGCGGCGCGGTTCTCGCCGCGGTCCCCCCCGCTCCCGTTCTGCCGAGCCGGATCGCCGCGTCGAGCGGACTCGCGGCCCGCACGGCTCAGCCCGCACAGACCGCGCCGGAAATGCCGGCGCCTCCGACCGCCGGCCCGGCTCCCGTCCCCACCGCCCCTGCCGCTGCGGTGATCGCCCAATCCGGCGGCCTTGCCCCGACCGACGAGTTCAAAGCCGATTTGCTGCATGCGATTTCGGAGAGGACAGGCTATCCGGAGGACATGCTCGATCTGGATGCCCAGATGGAGGCCGACCTCGGCATCGATTCCATCAAGCGCATCGAAGTCTTCGGCGCGCTGAAGGACCAGTACAACCTCCTGGAAGGGAGGGACGAGGAAACCGTCATCGAAGAACTTTCCGGCCAGAAGACTCTGAACGAAATCATCGCCTGGTACGACCGGCTGCGTGAATCCGGACCGCAGGAAGCGGAAGGAGGGGCCGTTTCGCCAAAAAAATCCCCGGCTCCGCTGCCATCCTCGCCGGTTGAGGCAGCGGAGTCCGGTCCGATGGTCTACCAGCCGGCCGATCCCGTGGAATGCTATACCCTGAGGCCGGTCCCGGCGGCCTGGAACGGAACGGTGGCCGGACCCTGCGACCTGCCCGTTCTCCTCCTCGGACCGGCGTCGGAAATCAGCGAAACCTTCCGGGCGACGCTGGCCCAGGGTGGCTATACGACTTGGCTGATCGTGCCGGGGAAGGATACGGCCCGCCTGGACAGCGGGACGTTCGAGGTGGACTTCTCCGCAGCGGACGCAGCGGGCCGATTGAAAACCTTGCTGGAATCCGCGGGATCGCCCCCGGGCGGGCTGATCAATCTTCTCGGCGCGACCGCAGCCGGCGAGACGCTGGGCAACGCCGCCGATCCGGCCCGGATCCTGTTCCTCACCCTGAAGGCTTTGGGAAGCCGCCTGGCTGAAGGCGCAGGCGCCGGTGGAGGGTGGCTGGTCAACTTGACGGCGCTGAACGGGCAGTTCGGTTTGGGCGATGCCGGGGCTTCCTCGGTGGCGGGCGCCGGCACGCTCGGCGTCGCCAAATCCGCCGCGCGGGAATGGCCGCAGTTGCGGCTGAAATGCATCGACTTGCAGCCTGCCCAGACCGGCACCCAATGGGCGGAACACGTCTTGATGGAGATGCAATCCGCCGATCCCACGCCGGAAATAGGCTTCACGGACTCCGGCCGTTGGCGGCTGGAGCTGGTGCCCGTCCAGGGCAGGGCTGCCTCGGAGGAGACCGGCCTCGAGCCGGGCGCCGTCGTTCTGGTGACCGGCGGCGGCCAGGGGATCACGAGCTCCGTCGCGAAATCGCTGGCGGAGCAAGCCGGAGTGAAGCTCGTCCTGGTGGGACGCAGCCCTCTGCCGGAGGATGAGCCCGAGGCTACCCGGCACATCGCCGGGGCGGCCGAACTGCGGCAGTTCCTCATCGCCGAATCGAAAGCCAAGGGAGACAGGGTGAGCCCCGCGGAGATCGAACGGACGTTGAAGCAGATGCTCAGGGACCGCGCCCTCAGGGAGAATCTGGAAGCGATGAAGGCCAAGGGGGCCGAAATCTATTATCAGACCCTGGATATCCGCGATACCGACGCTTTTGCGGAGCTGATCGACGAACTGTACGTCCAGTTCGGCCGCATCGACGGAGTCATCCATGGCGCAGGCATCATCGACGACAAGCTGATCCGGGACAAATCGGAAGAGTCGTTCGACTCGGTCTATTCCACCAAAGTCGTCCCGGCCCTGACCCTGGCCGAAAAGCTGAAACCGGAAAGCTTGAAATTCATGGTTTTTTTCTCGTCGGTGGCGGGCCGCTTCGGCAACATCGGCCAGTGCGACTACGCCGCCGCCAATGAGGTGCTGAACAAGCTGGCGGACCGTCTCGGCAAGGAATGGCCGAACGTCCATACGGTTTCCATCAACTGGGGGCCTTGGGATTCCGGCATGGTGAACGCCGAGTTGCGTCGGCTCTACGCCTCCCGCAACATCGGCCTGATCCCTCTCGACGCCGGCGTCCGCTACTGCCTGGAAGCCTTGCGTAAACGCCCGGGGGTCGGGCCCGAACTGGTCGTGACGGCCAGCCTGGAAAGGATCGCATCGCTCCGCCGGACCGAAGCGGGCAGCGTCCCCCAACGCGGCAACGTTGAAACGCCTCGTGCACGGCCGCAGACAGAGATCGTATGA
- the ruvA gene encoding Holliday junction branch migration protein RuvA, with product MIGFVRGVLVAKRAPSLLIDVQGLGYEVDAPMSTFYNLPEIGTEVRLYTHLQVREDAHSLFGFGTEAERSLFRSLIRVSGIGAKLALTILSGISVDDFRACVERQDSARLVRLPGIGKKTAERLIIELRDRLDLGAPSLVPAAFAGGAAPVLSADPADEAVSALIALGFKPQEASTLVAKQSTEGRSAEDLIRLALQSAVR from the coding sequence ATGATCGGCTTCGTTCGCGGAGTCCTGGTCGCCAAGCGCGCCCCTTCCTTGCTGATCGACGTGCAGGGCCTGGGCTACGAGGTCGATGCGCCCATGTCAACCTTTTATAACTTGCCCGAGATCGGCACCGAGGTGCGGCTCTATACCCATCTTCAGGTCCGCGAGGACGCCCACAGCCTGTTCGGCTTCGGTACCGAGGCCGAGCGCAGCCTGTTCCGCAGCCTGATCCGGGTCAGCGGCATCGGCGCCAAACTGGCGCTGACCATCCTTTCCGGCATCTCGGTCGACGATTTCCGGGCCTGTGTGGAGCGGCAGGACTCGGCGCGCCTGGTCCGGCTCCCCGGCATCGGCAAGAAGACCGCCGAGCGCCTCATCATCGAGCTGCGGGACCGGCTGGACCTCGGTGCGCCGTCCTTGGTCCCGGCCGCCTTCGCTGGCGGCGCGGCGCCCGTGCTGTCCGCCGATCCGGCCGACGAGGCCGTCAGCGCCCTGATCGCGCTGGGCTTCAAGCCGCAGGAGGCGAGTACGCTGGTGGCCAAACAGTCGACCGAAGGCCGCAGCGCGGAGGACTTGATCCGGCTGGCGCTGCAGTCGGCGGTGCGCTGA
- a CDS encoding YebC/PmpR family DNA-binding transcriptional regulator translates to MAGHSKWANIQHRKGAQDAKRGKLFTKLIREITVASRAGGPDPGNNPRLRTVMDKALVANMSKDTIERAIKKGSGAADGDNYEEVRYEGYGPGGIAVLVDCLTDNRNRTVAEVRHAFSKAGGNLGTDGSVAYLFSKAGVVSFGADLGEDRVMEPALDAGAEDVVVNEDGSVDVLTAPDRFEAVRDALQSAGLTPESAEVTMRASTSVKLDKEDAEKMIRLLERLEDLDDVQNVYSNADISEDILAELG, encoded by the coding sequence ATGGCGGGTCATAGCAAATGGGCCAACATTCAGCACCGCAAGGGGGCCCAGGATGCCAAGCGCGGCAAGTTGTTCACCAAGCTCATTCGTGAAATCACCGTAGCTTCGCGCGCCGGTGGCCCCGATCCCGGCAACAATCCCCGTCTGCGCACGGTCATGGACAAGGCGCTCGTCGCCAACATGTCGAAGGACACCATCGAGCGCGCCATCAAGAAAGGCTCGGGGGCCGCGGACGGCGACAACTACGAGGAAGTCCGCTACGAAGGCTACGGTCCCGGCGGCATCGCCGTGCTGGTCGACTGCCTGACCGACAACCGCAACCGTACCGTGGCGGAGGTGCGCCATGCCTTCTCCAAAGCGGGCGGCAATCTGGGGACCGACGGGTCGGTCGCATACCTGTTCAGCAAGGCTGGGGTCGTCAGCTTCGGCGCCGATCTGGGCGAGGACCGGGTGATGGAGCCGGCGCTGGATGCCGGTGCCGAGGACGTGGTGGTCAACGAGGACGGCTCGGTGGACGTGCTCACGGCGCCCGACCGGTTCGAAGCGGTGCGCGATGCGCTGCAGTCCGCGGGACTCACGCCGGAATCGGCCGAAGTCACCATGCGCGCCAGCACCAGCGTCAAGCTGGACAAGGAAGACGCGGAGAAGATGATCCGCCTGCTCGAACGCCTGGAGGACCTGGATGACGTACAGAACGTCTATTCCAACGCAGACATCAGCGAGGACATTCTTGCCGAACTGGGCTGA
- the ybgC gene encoding tol-pal system-associated acyl-CoA thioesterase, producing the protein MSEALAVSTVDPLAVSVVEPFVWPVRVYYEDTDAGGVVYYANYLKFMERARTEWLRALGFEQDRLREELGVVFAVRSVQAEYLKPARFNDALLVSAELVEARPASFGFVQRVMREDATLCEGRVRIVCLAADSFRPQAVPDVVMKRLRVEG; encoded by the coding sequence ATGAGTGAAGCGCTTGCGGTGAGCACAGTCGATCCGCTCGCGGTGAGCGTAGTCGAACCGTTCGTCTGGCCGGTGCGGGTCTACTACGAGGACACCGACGCCGGCGGCGTGGTGTATTACGCCAACTATCTGAAATTCATGGAGCGTGCCCGTACCGAATGGCTGCGCGCCTTGGGCTTCGAGCAGGACAGGTTGCGCGAGGAGCTGGGGGTGGTTTTCGCCGTACGCTCGGTGCAGGCCGAATACCTGAAGCCGGCCCGGTTCAACGATGCCTTGCTGGTCAGCGCGGAGCTGGTCGAAGCGCGGCCGGCGAGCTTCGGTTTCGTGCAGCGGGTGATGCGGGAGGATGCCACGCTGTGCGAGGGGCGGGTGCGGATCGTCTGTCTGGCCGCGGACAGTTTCCGGCCGCAAGCCGTGCCGGACGTCGTCATGAAACGGTTGCGGGTCGAAGGCTGA
- the ruvC gene encoding crossover junction endodeoxyribonuclease RuvC codes for MTRVLGIDPGSRVTGYGILDWAGKPVLVTAGCIRTETNDFPERLRRIFEGISLIVEEFKPEEMAVEQVFMHKNADSALKLGHARGAAICAGVSRGLAVHEYAARQVKLALVGKGSADKVQVQHMVCFLLGHKTPLAMDASDALGVALCHLHHQQTLSRMNRMAQR; via the coding sequence ATGACACGGGTGCTCGGCATCGATCCGGGTTCCCGCGTCACCGGCTACGGCATCCTCGACTGGGCCGGCAAGCCGGTGCTGGTGACGGCGGGCTGCATACGCACCGAGACCAACGATTTTCCCGAGCGCCTGCGCCGAATCTTCGAGGGGATCAGCCTGATCGTGGAGGAATTCAAGCCGGAGGAAATGGCGGTGGAGCAGGTGTTCATGCACAAGAATGCGGATTCGGCTCTCAAGCTGGGGCATGCCCGGGGCGCGGCAATCTGTGCCGGCGTGTCGCGCGGACTGGCGGTACACGAATACGCCGCGCGCCAGGTGAAGCTCGCCCTGGTTGGCAAGGGCAGTGCGGACAAGGTCCAGGTACAGCACATGGTTTGCTTCCTGTTAGGTCATAAGACTCCCTTGGCGATGGATGCCAGCGATGCGCTGGGTGTGGCCCTCTGTCATCTGCATCATCAGCAGACCTTGAGCCGCATGAACCGGATGGCGCAACGATGA